From the genome of Acomys russatus chromosome 27, mAcoRus1.1, whole genome shotgun sequence, one region includes:
- the LOC127209828 gene encoding protein Tex24-like yields the protein MYSQGVDYHLLKSRRLQYIESHERVCRQSSMPATRASFITQAKLLRDVPANRRGLGDQQPSLAEKPHYSHGKKNTEHLPHIASSAKEDWAPDPKVSLSVVSQKIFQGNSIKRPERSLTFAGHTGLLKNDPETTTAGEAQENKRTTALLSTARKQMEKASSLVDARLFLGPEMGKNTENPSQKWQQQKILEDLRGDHLGGGEGIERLKQPQEPHKYCKPVAPLEEDNFLQSKKIKPHSRHPGHSVSPLSAGEQEAGEEHNKSVPSGQGKLEDKNVFKASESQYFFWKNTFLHGNINALDQNLRVEAKPQLLHRRKMQALEMPQSHQDREVSVAHTREKVQLSPYNLKHGASRENIKKHKRQAREEGWDPAIEGTPVVLAAREHSCVQGGSKDHCAPKTKLRA from the coding sequence ATGTATTCCCAAGGGGTAGACTACCATTTACTAAAAAGTAGAAGGCTTCAATACATCGAGAGCCATGAACGAGTATGCAGACAGTCCTCCATGCCTGCTACCAGGGCTTCTTTCATAACCCAGGCTAAATTACTCCGGGATGTCCCAGCCAATAGAAGAGGTCTGGGTGATCAGCAGCCCAGCCTGGCAGAGAAGCCTCACTATTCTCATGGCAAGAAGAATACAGAACATCTTCCACACATTGCAAGCAGTGCTAAAGAGGACTGGGCCCCTGACCCTAAAGTAAGTTTGTCTGTAGTATCCCAAAAGATCTTTCAGGGCAACAGTATCAAAAGACCGGAGCGCAGCCTGACATTTGCTGGACACACAGGCTTGCTGAAGAATGAtccagaaacaacaacagcagggGAGGCCCAGGAGAACAAGAGGACGACAGCGTTGCTTAGCACGGCCAGAAAGCAAATGGAAAAAGCCTCAAGTTTAGTGGACGCTAGGCTGTTCCTGGGCCCAGAAATGGGTAAGAACACCGAAAACCCAAGCCAGAAATGGCAACAACAGAAGATCCTGGAGGATCTGAGGGGGGatcacttgggaggaggagaaggcataGAAAGACTCAAACAGCCTCAAGAACCACACAAGTACTGCAAACCTGTTGCTCCTCTAGAAGAAGATAACTTTTTGCAGAGCAAGAAGATCAAGCCCCATTCTAGACATCCAGGGCACAGTGTGAGCCCCTTATCAGCTGGAGAGCAGGAGGCCGGAGAGGAGCATAATAAATCAGTGCCATCAGGCCAAGGCAAACTGGAAGACAAGAATGTCTTCAAGGCAAGTGAGTCACAGTATTTCTTCTGGAAAAATACTTTCCTGCATGGAAATATAAATGCATTGGACCAGAATCTGAGGGTAGAGGCCAAGCCCCAGCTCCTACACAGGAGGAAGATGCAGGCTTTGGAGATGCCCCAATCTCATCAAGACAGAGAAGTCTCTGTGGCCCACACCAGAGAGAAAGTACAGCTGTCTCCTTACAACCTCAAACATGGTGCGTcaagagaaaatattaagaagCATAAGAGGCAGGCCAGGGAGGAAGGCTGGGACCCCGCCATCGAGGGGACCCCAGTCGTTCTTGCTGCTCGGGAACATTCTTGTGTCCAAGGGGGATCGAAAGACCACTGTGCTCCGAAGACCAAGTTGAGGGCATAA